A single region of the Candidatus Binatia bacterium genome encodes:
- a CDS encoding glycosyltransferase family A protein: protein MPNQPLISVVIPYFNCPEIGACLESLSRQTYSNAEIIVVNNNSSKKHLALLANRPIRIENEKIQSSYAARNRGARCARGAYLAFIDADCTADPEWLATLWLTAENENAEMVLGNVKKTISRRRLSHEYVDRDLYHDHRRLFSQGSGTTANLFISKRALDSAAGFSPHSFSGGDTALIQKLARSGVAYAYAETAVVFQQCRKTLLSLMAKGFRTGVASGNDEANRFMGLDDRMKYVRWRCLALLNPFRADMALQVRSRSYPYAFAYFMHFAAQGLGRSFGITKISRTPLCRKLMRYT, encoded by the coding sequence ATGCCGAATCAGCCGCTCATCTCCGTCGTCATCCCGTATTTCAACTGCCCCGAGATCGGCGCGTGTTTGGAATCTCTTTCCCGCCAGACCTACTCCAATGCCGAGATCATCGTCGTCAACAATAATTCTTCGAAAAAACATCTGGCGCTTTTGGCAAATCGGCCGATACGCATTGAAAATGAAAAGATCCAGAGCAGTTACGCCGCGCGAAACCGGGGCGCCCGATGCGCCCGCGGCGCTTATCTCGCCTTTATCGACGCGGATTGCACCGCCGATCCGGAGTGGCTTGCCACCTTGTGGCTTACCGCCGAGAATGAAAACGCCGAGATGGTCTTGGGAAACGTCAAAAAAACAATCTCCCGGCGCCGGCTGAGCCATGAATACGTGGACCGCGACCTCTATCATGATCACCGGCGGTTGTTTTCCCAAGGCAGCGGCACCACCGCCAACTTATTCATTTCCAAGAGAGCGCTCGATAGCGCAGCGGGTTTTTCTCCGCATTCTTTTTCCGGGGGAGACACCGCCTTGATCCAAAAGCTCGCGAGGTCCGGGGTCGCGTATGCGTATGCGGAGACCGCCGTGGTTTTTCAGCAGTGCCGAAAGACGCTTCTTTCTCTCATGGCCAAAGGATTTCGCACCGGGGTAGCGTCCGGGAACGACGAGGCGAATCGTTTTATGGGCCTGGATGATCGGATGAAATACGTGAGGTGGCGATGCCTGGCTCTTTTGAATCCGTTTAGAGCCGATATGGCTCTCCAGGTCCGCTCCCGATCGTATCCCTATGCGTTCGCTTATTTCATGCACTTCGCGGCCCAGGGCTTGGGGCGCTCGTTCGGCATCACGAAGATATCCCGGACGCCGCTGTGCAGAAAGCTCATGCGCTACACATGA